A DNA window from Sphaeramia orbicularis chromosome 22, fSphaOr1.1, whole genome shotgun sequence contains the following coding sequences:
- the LOC115413940 gene encoding microtubule-associated protein RP/EB family member 1-like produces the protein MAMKGRRTDTHQEDTSEDMAPAIEYPQPPDAPSPSSSSSSSSPLAPLPPSTSASALLGLPSPTTRRSISMGDFRRVTGALLATSEPPSTSATAPSSKLVTPSSSMEFEAARRRLLEVEERQRVIREMERRLEELREVFVRSEQEVVVHGEIVSRISTSAQQGELYVAESTQRLKKGLRFKKHRPTIVFSSMLGLRTCLPWPVKLK, from the coding sequence ATGGCAATGAAGGGTCGACGAACAGACACTCATCAGGAGGACACCAGCGAGGACATGGCTCCAGCTATTGAATATCCCCAACCACCGGATGcaccttctccttcctcctcctcctcctcctcatctcctcttgCCCCACTTCCACCATCTACATCCGCCTCTGCTCTCCTGGGGCTGCCCTCTCCGACTACCAGACGTTCCATTTCCATGGGAGACTTCCGGAGGGTAACAGGGGCTCTGCTAGCCACATCTGAACCCCCATCCACATCTGCCACCGCCCCCTCCTCCAAGCTTGTAACCCCCAGCTCCAGCATGGAGTTCGAGGCAGCCCGGCGGCGTCTCCTAGAGGTAGAGGAGCGCCAGCGTGTCATCCGAGAGATGGAACGGCGGCTGGAGGAGCTCAGGGAGGTGTTCGTTCGCTCCGAGCAGGAGGTGGTGGTACACGGGGAGATTGTTTCGAGGATATCCACTTCAGCCCAACAGGGGGAGCTGTACGTAGCAGAAAGTACCCAGCGCCTGAAGAAAGGCCTGAGGTTTAAGAAACACCGACCCACCATCGTGTTCTCCTCCATGCTCGGACTCCGTACGTGCCTCCCGTGGCCCGTGAAGCTCAAATAG